A window of the Candidatus Paraluminiphilus aquimaris genome harbors these coding sequences:
- the mutM gene encoding bifunctional DNA-formamidopyrimidine glycosylase/DNA-(apurinic or apyrimidinic site) lyase: protein MPELPEVETTRRGIEPHVVGRKVSSVTIRDRRLRWPISDDLEQRLEGGRVLAARRRAKYLLIDFDNGSLLVHLGMSGSLRLVNNKEQPRKHDHVDIALDTGFLLRYHDPRRFGSMHWVEGTSHSLLDHLGPEPLSTDFSGDYLYRVSRTRAAPVKHFIMDAKVVVGVGNIYANEALFMAGIRPDRAANKVSKVRYVRLAETIQEVLATAIEVGGTTLRDFVGGDGKAGYFAQSLQVYGRAGELCKRCKGQTLKEIRQSNRSTVFCPNCQR from the coding sequence GTGCCGGAGCTACCCGAAGTAGAAACAACGCGAAGAGGAATAGAGCCACACGTTGTTGGGCGCAAGGTATCAAGCGTAACGATACGTGATCGCCGGCTCCGATGGCCGATCAGCGATGATTTAGAGCAACGATTAGAAGGTGGTCGGGTGTTAGCGGCCCGGCGTCGCGCTAAGTATCTGCTGATTGATTTTGATAACGGCAGTCTTTTGGTCCATCTGGGCATGTCCGGCTCCCTTCGTTTGGTTAACAACAAGGAACAACCGCGCAAACATGATCATGTCGATATAGCGCTCGATACTGGGTTTTTGCTTCGTTATCACGATCCTCGCCGATTTGGCAGCATGCATTGGGTGGAGGGCACCTCGCATTCCCTGCTCGATCATCTGGGCCCCGAGCCGCTATCGACTGACTTTTCTGGCGACTACCTATACCGGGTTTCGCGGACGCGAGCGGCACCTGTGAAGCATTTCATTATGGATGCGAAGGTGGTCGTGGGCGTGGGCAATATTTATGCAAATGAAGCGTTGTTCATGGCAGGCATTAGACCTGATCGGGCCGCGAATAAAGTGAGCAAAGTGCGCTATGTCCGCCTTGCCGAGACGATTCAGGAAGTCTTAGCGACCGCGATAGAAGTGGGCGGCACAACGCTGCGCGATTTCGTAGGTGGTGATGGTAAAGCCGGCTACTTCGCACAGAGCTTGCAGGTTTACGGGCGAGCGGGCGAGTTATGTAAGCGCTGTAAGGGTCAAACGCTGAAAGAAATCCGGCAGTCCAATCGCTCGACGGTATTTTGC
- the rpmG gene encoding 50S ribosomal protein L33, whose product MREKVRMNSSAGTGHFYTTDKNKRTTPDKLEMKKYDPVARKHVVYKEGKIK is encoded by the coding sequence ATGCGAGAAAAAGTTCGGATGAATTCGTCAGCGGGCACAGGCCACTTCTACACAACTGACAAGAACAAGCGTACGACGCCTGACAAGTTAGAGATGAAGAAGTACGACCCCGTCGCACGTAAGCACGTGGTCTACAAAGAAGGTAAGATCAAGTAA
- the rpmB gene encoding 50S ribosomal protein L28: MSRVCQVTGKRPMTGNNVSHAKNRTRRRFLPNLHNHRFWVESEKRFVSLRVSPKGMRVIDKRGIETVLSELRARGEKV, translated from the coding sequence ATGTCGCGAGTATGTCAAGTTACAGGTAAGCGTCCAATGACGGGCAACAATGTCTCGCATGCGAAGAATCGCACTCGCAGACGCTTCCTGCCTAACCTTCACAATCACCGGTTTTGGGTAGAGTCAGAGAAGCGGTTCGTTTCTCTTCGAGTGTCTCCCAAAGGTATGAGAGTTATTGATAAGCGTGGAATCGAAACAGTTCTTTCAGAGCTGCGTGCACGCGGCGAAAAGGTTTAA
- a CDS encoding JAB domain-containing protein, with the protein MYAHRNRIVLMAEVLDISISAADALLASCPPFVSLRAFSRGLADGAFSHPVANHVVRARLKAMFVLQTLMSEECLSAQKERIDARSLEQYLVEMLDGRVRETFVAVFLDGQYQLIASEILFVGSIDSACVYHRVVMMSALSHHASSIIVAHNHPSGSPVPSQADIDTTRKLAKCLNIVDIDLVDHVIVAAGRCESLRNLGFV; encoded by the coding sequence ATGTACGCTCACCGTAATCGCATCGTCCTTATGGCAGAGGTGCTCGACATCTCGATTTCTGCCGCTGATGCACTGTTGGCTAGTTGTCCACCCTTCGTTTCATTGCGCGCTTTTTCGCGAGGATTGGCTGACGGCGCCTTCAGTCATCCGGTGGCTAATCACGTTGTTCGCGCGCGCCTTAAAGCGATGTTTGTTTTACAAACATTGATGTCTGAGGAGTGTTTGAGCGCTCAAAAAGAGAGAATCGATGCGAGAAGTCTGGAGCAATATTTGGTTGAAATGTTGGATGGACGAGTGCGCGAGACGTTCGTTGCAGTTTTTCTGGATGGTCAATACCAACTTATTGCGAGTGAGATTTTGTTCGTGGGCTCGATCGACAGCGCCTGCGTTTATCACCGAGTCGTTATGATGAGCGCCCTGTCGCATCATGCGTCGTCGATTATCGTCGCACACAACCACCCGTCAGGCTCGCCGGTACCAAGTCAGGCCGATATCGATACGACCCGAAAGTTAGCAAAGTGTTTGAACATCGTTGATATCGACCTGGTGGATCATGTCATCGTTGCTGCTGGTCGTTGTGAAAGCCTAAGAAACTTAGGATTTGTGTAA
- the coaBC gene encoding bifunctional phosphopantothenoylcysteine decarboxylase/phosphopantothenate--cysteine ligase CoaBC: MDATFDINFPGCIGQMARLLNRNFIIGVTGSIAAYKAAEITRELKREGANVRVIMTDGACEFITPLTLQALSGNPVHTGLLDTDAEAAMGHIELARWADALVIAPASADSIARLVQGRADDLLGACALATPAPVFVAPAMNQEMWAKAATQENIHVLQNRGITILGPDSGSQACGDIGAGRLLDPREIIESLVATFLTGQLAGKHVVITAGPTREPLCPVRYLSNRSSGKMGYALAEACINAGARTTLISGPVHCEAPPGVVLVPVETTQEMLDASMAASDDADIFIGAAAVVDFRPESVATQKIKREGSTTMDLKLVSNPDIIASIAARQVRPSLVVGFAAETNDVTTYARNKLKKKRLDFIFANDVSDSAIGFNSDSNAGTLISADNDITMALSSKRVLAETMIAELAKHLPET, translated from the coding sequence GTGGATGCTACCTTTGACATCAACTTTCCCGGTTGCATTGGGCAAATGGCACGACTTTTAAATCGCAATTTCATCATTGGCGTCACAGGAAGCATCGCCGCGTACAAGGCGGCGGAAATCACACGTGAACTGAAACGTGAGGGCGCCAATGTGCGCGTGATCATGACGGACGGCGCCTGCGAGTTCATTACGCCGCTGACGTTGCAGGCACTCTCGGGTAATCCAGTCCACACCGGCCTCCTCGATACCGACGCGGAAGCGGCGATGGGCCACATAGAACTGGCACGCTGGGCAGATGCATTGGTTATCGCTCCCGCTAGTGCCGATTCCATTGCGCGTCTCGTTCAAGGCAGAGCGGATGACCTCCTCGGCGCCTGCGCACTTGCAACGCCAGCCCCCGTTTTTGTTGCCCCTGCTATGAATCAGGAAATGTGGGCGAAAGCCGCGACCCAAGAAAATATCCATGTCCTTCAAAACCGAGGGATTACAATATTAGGGCCCGACTCAGGAAGCCAAGCCTGCGGTGATATCGGTGCAGGGCGGTTGCTCGACCCACGTGAAATCATCGAGTCACTCGTCGCCACCTTTTTGACAGGTCAACTCGCAGGCAAGCACGTTGTTATTACGGCAGGCCCCACCCGAGAACCACTTTGTCCAGTGCGCTACCTCAGCAACCGAAGCTCCGGAAAAATGGGCTACGCGCTCGCCGAGGCCTGCATAAATGCGGGCGCACGAACGACACTCATCTCAGGTCCAGTTCACTGTGAAGCGCCTCCCGGTGTGGTACTGGTCCCCGTGGAGACCACACAGGAAATGCTTGACGCCAGCATGGCAGCGTCAGATGACGCAGATATTTTTATTGGCGCCGCCGCGGTTGTGGACTTCCGGCCCGAATCAGTGGCAACACAAAAAATAAAGCGTGAAGGGTCGACAACCATGGACCTTAAGCTGGTTTCCAACCCTGACATCATTGCCAGCATCGCAGCGCGCCAAGTGCGACCAAGCCTAGTCGTTGGCTTTGCCGCAGAGACAAATGATGTCACTACTTATGCGCGGAACAAGCTGAAAAAGAAGCGCTTAGATTTCATTTTTGCAAACGACGTCAGTGATTCTGCAATAGGGTTTAACAGCGACAGCAATGCTGGGACGCTCATCAGCGCGGACAATGACATTACAATGGCATTGTCATCCAAGCGCGTACTCGCAGAAACCATGATTGCTGAGCTCGCGAAACACCTGCCAGAGACATGA
- the argB gene encoding acetylglutamate kinase, with the protein MSLNRTDAEQFARVLTESLPYIQRFTGKTMVIKFGGNAMTDPELQESFARDVVLMKLVGMNPIIVHGGGPQIGKLLSRLGIESRFVGGMRVTDEETVDVVEMVLGAAVNKEIVDSIHRNGGRAVGITGKDGELIRARALSGHLAGDGAEDIGLVGEVESVDTDILTMLANSDYIPVIAPVAGSADGHTYNINADLVAGKLAEVLQAEKLMLLTNVTGLLDGEGETLTGLTTQRVDELIANKIITGGMLPKVRCAMDAVRAGVTSAHIIDGRVPHSTLLEIFSDEGIGTLITNKTMGTVDRP; encoded by the coding sequence ATGTCATTAAACAGAACGGATGCAGAACAATTTGCTCGGGTGCTTACCGAGTCGTTGCCCTACATCCAACGATTTACCGGCAAAACCATGGTGATTAAGTTTGGCGGTAACGCAATGACCGACCCAGAACTCCAAGAGAGCTTTGCTCGCGACGTGGTTCTGATGAAGCTTGTGGGCATGAACCCCATTATTGTTCATGGTGGCGGCCCCCAAATAGGGAAACTACTGAGTCGCTTAGGCATCGAGTCGCGCTTTGTTGGCGGTATGCGCGTCACTGATGAAGAGACTGTGGACGTAGTAGAGATGGTGCTAGGTGCGGCCGTAAATAAGGAGATAGTCGATAGCATTCACCGAAACGGCGGGCGAGCAGTTGGTATCACAGGAAAAGATGGTGAGCTGATTAGGGCCAGAGCCCTATCAGGGCACTTGGCGGGTGACGGTGCCGAGGACATTGGCTTAGTGGGCGAAGTAGAGAGTGTTGATACCGACATTCTTACCATGCTCGCCAACAGCGACTACATACCGGTGATCGCACCGGTAGCAGGCAGTGCAGATGGACACACTTACAATATCAATGCTGACCTCGTTGCTGGCAAGCTAGCCGAGGTGCTCCAAGCAGAGAAACTGATGCTATTAACAAACGTGACGGGCTTGTTAGACGGTGAGGGGGAAACGCTTACCGGTCTTACGACTCAACGCGTCGATGAACTGATTGCCAACAAGATTATAACGGGCGGTATGCTCCCTAAGGTCCGTTGCGCAATGGATGCTGTGAGGGCAGGCGTCACGAGCGCTCATATTATCGACGGACGAGTGCCGCACTCAACCTTACTCGAAATCTTCAGTGATGAGGGTATTGGCACCTTGATCACAAACAAGACGATGGGTACGGTTGATCGCCCATAA
- the slmA gene encoding nucleoid occlusion factor SlmA, translated as MPKKQSGRKEQILQTLAEMLESSPGSKITTAKLAANLGVSEAALYRHFPSKTRMYESLIDFVEDTLFTRITQILNEEAKQLARCKKILTLYLIFCERNPGITRILSGDALMGEHERLRERVSQVYDRIETQLRQCLRMAEMEEGWRTAIPVNPAANMLLATAEGRIAQFVRSNFAQSPTEGWDDQWRIATSAIGIEVPKGG; from the coding sequence ATGCCCAAGAAACAAAGCGGTCGAAAAGAACAAATCCTACAAACTCTCGCAGAAATGCTGGAGTCGAGCCCAGGAAGCAAAATTACCACAGCAAAGTTGGCTGCAAATCTGGGGGTTTCAGAGGCTGCGCTATATCGTCATTTCCCGTCAAAAACACGTATGTACGAGTCGTTGATCGATTTTGTTGAAGACACCCTCTTCACGCGTATTACTCAAATTCTTAACGAAGAAGCCAAGCAGTTGGCGCGTTGCAAGAAAATCCTCACGTTGTACCTGATCTTCTGCGAACGAAATCCGGGCATTACACGAATACTGAGTGGTGATGCGCTTATGGGAGAACACGAGCGCCTACGTGAGCGGGTAAGCCAAGTTTACGATCGCATTGAAACTCAATTGCGCCAGTGCTTACGCATGGCGGAAATGGAAGAGGGCTGGCGAACAGCAATTCCCGTCAACCCCGCTGCGAACATGCTTCTTGCAACAGCGGAAGGGCGCATAGCGCAGTTCGTGCGCTCAAACTTCGCGCAATCACCAACAGAAGGCTGGGATGATCAGTGGAGGATTGCCACCAGCGCAATCGGCATTGAGGTACCCAAAGGCGGTTAA